GTGGTACGGCGGTTCGAGCAGTGCCGGCGACTCCTCACCGCGCCAGGAGAAGTTGGCGCTGGCGATGCCGACCTCCTGGAACGACTGGTGGTCGCTGGAGCCGCGCAGGGTGACCGGTGAGATGCGCGGGTCGTAGCCGAGCCGGGTGGCGGCGGCGGCCACCTCGTTCGTCGCCCGGTTGGCGAGGCCGTCGAAGGAGAGCAGCCAGTATCGGGTGGCCGGATCCCAACTGGTCGCCACCATGTCGTTCTGGTAGACGGCGACGATCCGGTCCCGTTCGGCCTGCGGCAACTGGGCCACGTGGTACCGGGAGCCGATCAGCCCCTGCTCCTCGGAACCCCAGAGTCCGAACCGGATGGTGGCGTCCGTCGGCAGGGAGCGCAGCACCCGGGCGAGTTCCAGGCAGAGTACGGTGCCGGAGCCGTCGTCGTTGGCGCCCGGGGCTCCGATCACGGTGTCGTAGTGGGCGCTGACCATCACCACCGGGCTGGTGCTGCCGTGCCGGCGCGGAGACCGCTCGGCGAGCACGTTGTGCGAGGTGAGTCCCCGGTGCGCCGAGGTGCTGACGGTCAGGGTGAAGGGGCGGGCGGCGAGACGTTCCCGGAGCCGGTGCTTCTGTGCCTGGGCCACCCCGACCACCGGAATCGGCACCGGTGACGTCGCCGAGCCGGGCAGGGTGGGCGCGAAGGCCGAGGCACGCCTCGGCTCCACCAGATCCGCCGGGAGGAAGACGACGGCCGCGGCACCCTTCGCCACGGCGGTGGCGACGAGCGCCTCCCGCTGGGCGGCGACGTAGTCGACGAGCACCACCTTGCCGGTGACGTCCTCCGGGTAGTCGGCGGGCGTACCGGCCTTGACGTCCACCACCCGGCCGCTGACCCGGGTGTCGAGGGCGGCGTGCGGTGAGGCGCCGACCTGCCAGTTCAGGTCGTTCGGCAGTCCCGGACGGGAACTGAGCTGGGCGAGGAACTTGTCGGCGACCGCGAACGGCTGCAGCGACGTACGGTAACCGAGATCGTCCAGCACGTCGGCCAGGTAGTCGGCTGCGGTGCGTTCCGATGCGGTACCGCCGATTCGTGGGCCGATCCGCTCGGAGAGGACCCGCAGGTGCCCCAGTGCCCGCCAGGCCGAGACCCGGCTCGCCACCAGCCGGTCGCCCGGGTGCAGGGACGGTGGACGGGTGGATCCGGGCCGCTGGTCGGTGACCGCCCAGGCCGGCGAGGCGACGGCCAGCCCGGCGGCACCACCGAGGCCGATGGCCAGTGCCCGGCGGCGGGACAAGAAGGAGCCGGACGAGGTGTGTTCGGAGGGGGTGGTGCCGGTGGGGGCGGCGGCGGCGGAAGAGTCGGAAGATGACGCTGCGCTGGTGTCCATTGAAGACCTCCGGTCAGGCCGGGATCATCCGGCGGCGTAGGTACGGACAGCGACCGCGATCGCATCGACAGCGGTGATCACTCGGGAGAATGTAGCGTCCGACGCGGCCCCGACTCAAGATCGCGGCGGTTCCGAACCGTCGCGGGGAGCGTCCTGGTCGCGCATGCCGAACAGGAACCGGGTCACCCGGGTACGCCGTACCAGCAGGTCGTACGCGGCAACGGTCAGGACGAGCGAGGCGGCGACGATGGCGGCGTACTCGACCAGGATCGGGGCCCGCCAACGGACCACGCCGTACGCGACGGCCACCACGATCGGCTGGTGCAGGACGTAGAGCGGCAGCACGGCGGCGGAGAGGTAGGCGTACAGGCGCCGGACCGGTGCGTCCCGGTCGACGGTGCCGGCGGTACGTCGCGGGCGCCGGTCGAGCAGTCCCAGGATCGCGACCAGCCAGCACCAACCGGTCGCGCCGTAGAGGGCGCGGGCGCCGATCGCGAGCGGGGTGTGGTCGGTGAACGGGTCACCGCTCTCCCCCGCGACCAGGAATCCGGGCAGGCCGACGGCGAACAGCAGCAGGCCGAGTACGGCGGCGAGCGTGGCGTCGCGGCGCATCGCCGTCCGGAACCGCCCGTCGGCGGCGAGTGCGAATCCGAGCAGGAAGAAGAGCAGGTACGCCCAGCGGTGCCAGGCGGCGAAGCCCTCCTCGAGCCCGAGTACGGCGCTGACGGCGGCGACCGCCACGCCGGGCAGCAGCACCAGGCCACGGTGGCGTACCGCCTCGCCGGCCCGGTCGCGTGACCGGCTTCCCCACCGGGCCGGCAGCCAGCCGGCCACCGGCGCCAGGAGCAGCGAGAAGGCGAGCAGCAGTACCACGAACCAGAGGTGACCGGTCTCGAAGTGTTCGCCCTGGAGCACGAACGGGAAGTCGGCGGGCGCGAGACGTACGTCGAAGAAACGCGGCAGGAAACGCAGGTACGACTCGTGGTAGTCGGGGTCGGCGCGTAGGCGCAGCCACTGTGGTACCGGCACGATGGTGAGGGTGGCGAAGAGCAGGGGGATCCCGAGCCGGCGTACGCGTTCCCGGGCGAACCCGGCCGGCCCCCGGCGGCGTAGTGAGTGCCACGAGCCAAGGCCGGCGATGAGGAAGAGCATCGGCATCGCCCAGACCACACCGAGACTCGCGAAGATCATCGTGACGTCGGTGGTCTCGGCGTTCTTGACGTAGAAGTCGTCCCGGCTGTCGAAGACCAGGGCCGAGTGGAAGAAGACGAGCCCGACCACGACCAGGGCACGGATCGCGTCCAGTTCCGGCCGTCGCGCCGGGTGCGCCACCCGGGACGGGTCGATCCGCTCCGCCGTCATACCGCCACCGCCGTTCGAATTCTCCCCGCCACCGCAACGACGGTTATCAGTGTCGGGCCCGGAGCGGGCGGGACACCATGCCCCGGTCGGCCCCTTGCCGGATCACGCAAGGCGCCGGAGGCGGCGGGCCACGCGAGCAGTCATGGGGCGGCGGGCCACCCGAGGGACCGGCAGCCGTTCAGCGTGGAGCGTTGCGGGCGAGGCGGAACCCGAGGTCGTCAACCTGGAAGGTGGGATGGCTGCGGCGCCGGACCGAGGCCCGGCAGCTCCAGTGCTCGTCGAACCAGCCGCCGCCCCGAAGCACCCGGTAGGTGCCGTAGACCTCGGCGTCGTAGATGTCCCAGCACCAGTCCCAGGTGTTGCCGAGCATGTCGTACAGGCCCCAGGGGTTGGGCCGCTTCCCGCCCACGTCGTGGATCCGCTCCTGCGAGTTGCCCCGGTACCAGGCGATGTCGTCGAGCTGCCCGTACCGTGGGCCGGCCGTACCGGCGCGCCACGCGTACTCCCACTCGGCCTCGGTCGGCAGCCGGTACCCGTCGGCGGCGGCGTCCCACTCCGCCTCCTCGCCCTCGACGTCGAGGCGGTACGCGGGGTCCAGCCCGTGCCGGCGGGACAGGGCGTTGCAGAACCGGACCGCCTCCCACCAGGAGACGCCTTCGACCGGCAACCGGTCGCCGTGCGTGGCGCCCGGCCGCTCGCCAGTGACGTCCGCGTACAACGCCTGGGTGACCGGAACGGTGGCGAGCTGGTACGGCGCGAGCTCCACCGGCCAACTACGCTGGGTGCGCCGGTCCGAGAGCGTTACCCACCCCGCCGGGATGGTGAGCAGCTCGAGTCCCGCGCCTGTCTCCATGGGTAGGCGAGCCTACCGGCACCGTTCCCCCGCACCACGCCGATTTCCATTCTCCGGCTGGGGCGCGACTCCGTTACGCCGCCCGGTGGCCCCAGGGGGCGAGCCGCCGTGCCTGGGCGGTGGCCCGGGAGGGAGTGTCGGTGAGGGCGGCGCGGCCCCGGGCGGCTAGGAAGGCCGCCACGCAGGTGGCGGCGACCATCCCGGCGAGCGGCAGGTAGCTGCGTACGGTGTTCATGTCGGGACCACCGCGCGGGTGCCACGTGCGTCGAGCCGTTCCCGCTGCGGCCCGACGGTGTACTTCGGATCTTTCGCCGAGGCGAGGCCGGCGTGGAAGATGCCGAGCCGGGTGCAGAGGGAACCGGCGAGCAGCGCCGCGCCCGCCAGCACGGTCGCCTTCCGGTTCCGGCCGGCCAGGGCCAGGGTCAGTACGGCGGTCGCGGTGAACGCCTTGCCGGCGCGGATCAACGCCCCACCGGTGTCCTGTTGCATCGGTTCGGCGAGTGGACCGAGCCGCTGCTCCAGGCGGCGGGTCATGGCCAGTTCGGTGACCGCGCCGAGCAGGGCGGCCCGACGCGCCGGACCCGCCTCGGCGCACGGGGTGACGAGCAGGCCGAGGCCGCCGGCGGACGCGGCGGCGGAGCCGACGAAGAGCAGCGGCATCTCCCGGTGCCCCTCGTGCCAGGCGGGCACGGCGGTGTTCGAGATCAAAGCCGCGGTGTACGAGGCGATGCCGGGTCCGAGCAGCGCGGCGCCGACCGTGGCGAGCCGGCCGACCATGGTGAAGCGCCCGGTGACCTCGGTGCCGGCCGCCACGATCGCCATCGGGGCGTAACCGGCGAGCAGCCAGGAGCCGATGCTCATCGGCGAGGTCACCTTGACCACCCGGAGCATGTTGATGAACCGTTCCGGCCGACCCAGGTCGTGCACCAGGTTGTAGAGCGATCCGGTGATGGCGGTGGCGGCGCCGGCCTTGAGCGCACGGGCGAGTTTCGGGCGGCCGGTGAACTCCGCCGCCGCCGCGAGGGTGGAGGAGGCGCCGGCCAACCCGCCGAGGAAGAGGTAGCCGCCGATGTCGGGCGCTTCCCAGGTCGGCTGGTTGAGCACCGGTAGCCCGTAGTAGGAGCGGAAGTCGGCCTTCGGCACCATCAGCCGTTCGCCGCGCTGGCGGCGGTTCTTACGCCCGGCCGAGCCGACCACCGCATCCCGCTCCGCCGGCAGGTCCGGTGCGTCGTCCAGCCGTACGTCGGTCAGTGCGCCGCCCGTCGCGGTTCCCGTGCGGCTCATCGGTGCCCTCCCGTCCGGCGTCCGCCGACCGGCATCGCGACCGCGATCAGGCCGATCAGCAGGCCCGCGGCGGCCACCCCGACCCGGCGCCACATGGCGGGCAGGTCGCGGGTGGTGACGACCGGGTCCGGCGGCAGACCGTAGACCTCGGGTTCGTCGAGGAGCAGGAAGAACGCGCCGGCGCCGCCGACCCCGTCGTCGGGGTCGGCGCCGTAGAGTCGGGCGCTGCCGACCCCGGCCGCCTGCAACGCCAGCACCCGCCGCCCCGCCCGCTCCCGTAGCTCCTCGAGTTCGCCGAACTGGATCGAGTCGGTGGGGCAGCTCT
The Micromonospora pisi DNA segment above includes these coding regions:
- a CDS encoding acyltransferase family protein, with the protein product MTAERIDPSRVAHPARRPELDAIRALVVVGLVFFHSALVFDSRDDFYVKNAETTDVTMIFASLGVVWAMPMLFLIAGLGSWHSLRRRGPAGFARERVRRLGIPLLFATLTIVPVPQWLRLRADPDYHESYLRFLPRFFDVRLAPADFPFVLQGEHFETGHLWFVVLLLAFSLLLAPVAGWLPARWGSRSRDRAGEAVRHRGLVLLPGVAVAAVSAVLGLEEGFAAWHRWAYLLFFLLGFALAADGRFRTAMRRDATLAAVLGLLLFAVGLPGFLVAGESGDPFTDHTPLAIGARALYGATGWCWLVAILGLLDRRPRRTAGTVDRDAPVRRLYAYLSAAVLPLYVLHQPIVVAVAYGVVRWRAPILVEYAAIVAASLVLTVAAYDLLVRRTRVTRFLFGMRDQDAPRDGSEPPRS
- a CDS encoding M28 family peptidase; protein product: MDTSAASSSDSSAAAAPTGTTPSEHTSSGSFLSRRRALAIGLGGAAGLAVASPAWAVTDQRPGSTRPPSLHPGDRLVASRVSAWRALGHLRVLSERIGPRIGGTASERTAADYLADVLDDLGYRTSLQPFAVADKFLAQLSSRPGLPNDLNWQVGASPHAALDTRVSGRVVDVKAGTPADYPEDVTGKVVLVDYVAAQREALVATAVAKGAAAVVFLPADLVEPRRASAFAPTLPGSATSPVPIPVVGVAQAQKHRLRERLAARPFTLTVSTSAHRGLTSHNVLAERSPRRHGSTSPVVMVSAHYDTVIGAPGANDDGSGTVLCLELARVLRSLPTDATIRFGLWGSEEQGLIGSRYHVAQLPQAERDRIVAVYQNDMVATSWDPATRYWLLSFDGLANRATNEVAAAATRLGYDPRISPVTLRGSSDHQSFQEVGIASANFSWRGEESPALLEPPYHSPEDTIEKNVSVERLQVSLELIGCAAYATARNP
- the nrfD gene encoding NrfD/PsrC family molybdoenzyme membrane anchor subunit, which encodes MSRTGTATGGALTDVRLDDAPDLPAERDAVVGSAGRKNRRQRGERLMVPKADFRSYYGLPVLNQPTWEAPDIGGYLFLGGLAGASSTLAAAAEFTGRPKLARALKAGAATAITGSLYNLVHDLGRPERFINMLRVVKVTSPMSIGSWLLAGYAPMAIVAAGTEVTGRFTMVGRLATVGAALLGPGIASYTAALISNTAVPAWHEGHREMPLLFVGSAAASAGGLGLLVTPCAEAGPARRAALLGAVTELAMTRRLEQRLGPLAEPMQQDTGGALIRAGKAFTATAVLTLALAGRNRKATVLAGAALLAGSLCTRLGIFHAGLASAKDPKYTVGPQRERLDARGTRAVVPT
- a CDS encoding formylglycine-generating enzyme family protein, whose translation is METGAGLELLTIPAGWVTLSDRRTQRSWPVELAPYQLATVPVTQALYADVTGERPGATHGDRLPVEGVSWWEAVRFCNALSRRHGLDPAYRLDVEGEEAEWDAAADGYRLPTEAEWEYAWRAGTAGPRYGQLDDIAWYRGNSQERIHDVGGKRPNPWGLYDMLGNTWDWCWDIYDAEVYGTYRVLRGGGWFDEHWSCRASVRRRSHPTFQVDDLGFRLARNAPR